The window ATGAAGTTTAGGTTTTTAAAAATTCCTAAAAagaaattgaacttttagaaaaactgaaaaatattgaCTCTTCTATTTTTATCTGATCCTTCCgctcttttttgaattttcttccaTACAAATGAATAAATCTTTGTGATTCAATCCgttttttttacatgttttgaatTTTGATAGTTGGTACCAATTATACAAAAGGCTAACACTAGAATCCAGATAAGAGGGAGGAGAAAATCTAATATTAGATTCTCTCTGCTACGCTCAAATAAGTAATAAGAAAATGAAAGgtaaaaaagaagggaaaaaaaagaTTCCATCAAATCTTGAAACATGTGAACGGAGGGGCAAGTTTCAAAATGATAACGGTTAAATACTTTTAAAGAAAATTTGCAAAAAGGGAATACCATACTGAATCTTTTTGTGGAGCCTCAAACAGAACGATAAGAACAGTGGAGTGATGCATTTTCTCCTCTCGTCCACTTTCCGTTCATTTTAATATTCTTTCGCATCTAATACATATAGTAAGACATTTCAAAAATTTGTTGAATAGCTTACTACTTCATATGATTTTCATgactaatttaattatttttttgaattttgatgttaACTATTGTTTTATGAAACTAGCTTTTAAATATTTTCCCTTTACTTTCTTTAATAGTTCTATTCTTAATGTCGTGCTGATCTTCTCCATGTTAAATGTTAATAACACCTTTTCTTTTTAGTTGatccaaaaaattatttatacCTTTATGTTTAAGGTTAGTTACCCCCTATAacaaaggttgataccttatttattttaaataaatactctttagaaaaattatattccatagctACCTTTTGATTTATTATAGACAAATATCTATTTTTGGTCGCCTCCTACCATTAACCCATAAAATaagctttgtattatttttctctctcatatccCTCAAATTTCTCATATCCCTTACCCCATATCtattctccctctctctctctacttCCCGATGTCTGTCTTCTCCTCCGCTGGATGTTGGAGCAGTTGCCACCATCACCGTTCGACCGTGGCCCTTATTCATTGATACCACCGCCTTCAGCCTCCCAATCTCATTCTCTGACGCAACATATCAGATCAATAAAAACCTCCGTTATTTTGTGGTAATTACGTGAAGTTCGGTAGTAGTGAAATGAAGACGATAACTTGAGGAACGACTGAGGGAATGAGATTTATACGCCAGAGGAATAGATATAGACGCcattgtttgtgaattgtgagagTATTATTGCCAGCGTTGGTCTGAACTTATTTTGACTTTATGTATCCATCTGCAGATACAACTCCATCCGACGTGACTTTATCCATCCATCTGAGGGCTGAGCAATTTGAATTGTTtgttaatatattttaatatatctcgctgtattttcatgtatttcattatattcattatctttttttttcattgtatttcaatgtatttcgctgtattcattgtcttttttcattgtattttcaatgtatcccgctgtattctatgtattttatcGTATTCATTGTCTCGCTACATTCCATGAATGTAtgcatatgttttttttaattaatataatttatgtattcagatgtattatataatttctctgaagattgctatgtttttggggtgtttttcggttgagaatcttttttataactgaaaatacaaattgtgtattataattgagtttgttgagttatattaggagtctattatgttaattgattcacttcccgtttaaaaacagtgtaatcccctgtttcacgccgtgaatacagtcgaatacaataatctgtatAGCTGTAacccatgtttcacgccatgaatacagtcgaatatacTCGAATACAAATTCTATCTAGCTATAATCCCTTATTTCACGCCTAgaaatgctactgtattcatgaatacagtagcttaaatacaccgaatacactctaaaaaacctgaaaacatagctataggaagtaatatagtaaattatagttacaactagctaataaccactaaaacatagtgatttctgaaagtttctcgtatgtttacaacaacaacaaacccaatcCCAAGAAGGCAGAGAGActattttcgaaagaccctcggctatATACTTTTATGTTtagtaataattaaatttaggattttattttgtaATATATTACTGAATTTATAGTTacaatatttataatttattttagacaAATTTTAAACTTTTTCTTCTTAATTCAAACACTATAATATAATTCGGGACGGAGAGAGTAGGTGAATTATTTTAACTGATTGATTACCATGTAAGAAATAAATACTGAAGATTTAGCAATAACAACGTTTGACCGATCACTAAAtttaagaaagaatttttttttgaaacttaTAGTTTAAAATTAACTATAAATATTTGTGACCCTAAATAAATTCATTAAAAGTAAagagatttaaaaaataaattattttttaattaaaaaaaatattttttggactaACTAACAACGAAAAAAATGTCATGTATTTGAGCGATAAATTAGCatagaaaaacaaaaatagacAGTCCCTGAGTGATAAATTAGCatagaaaaacaaaaatagacAGTCCCGCATCACTGCATTTTATTGGAGTTTTCGATAAAGTAAAGAGAGAAGAAAACGTCAAATCTCCTCACTCTCCCTGTCCTAGACACTTGACTTGAGAGCGCTTCATTGAGGGAAAAGTCGAAAGCGAAGGGTGGGTAGGATAAGCCGCGTGATGGGTGTAGTTTAGGAGATTCTTGCCTCTCTCTGCTGATTTGTGGGTTATGGCGGAAGGACTTTGAACTCAAAACTGCTCATTTTTGCACATTTCTTCACCTGGGTTTTGCTTGTTCCGTTGGTTGGATTGTGTTTTTCTAAACAATGGCAACTGCTGTGCATTTTAGCAGCTGTGAGAGAAGGAGGAGAGGAGCAGTTAGAGTAACTTTGTTCTTGCTTTATTTCTGGGGTTCTCTAATCTCGCTATCTTGCGCCGCTAGGCTATCAGCAGTCACCAGACAGAAGCTTGAGGTAGAGAAACACTTGAAAAGGCTCAATAAACCTCCCATTAAAAGCATTCAGGTAAATCCTTACATTTGCTAAGTTGAAAAGCTCACTATTATCTTgtttaggaaaaaaaaaattcttcttctaGTTTGGTTTTGAGATTTGAGTTATATTTCGTAGCTAGAGAAAAGTAATGTGCACTAGTAAAAGAAGAAGAGTAGTACTCCGTAttattgttttgagtgttgttttttccctttttttcttctttcagttttgtaccttattttctcagctaatAATTTGTTATAGTAGATTTAGTTGTCTTTATTATTTTGTTTACACCACATTGTGGGTgtttgagggggggggggggaaagaGGAAGGGGCTAGAGttgcctttttttcttttctgtttaatTTTCAAATCTTAGTCCCTCTTATTGAATGCAATTGAGATTACTTAATCCAGATTCTAGGATAGACCACTTTCCTTTGTTTAGTGGAATATATTTGATTCAGGTTGAGAAAATCATATACGAATATAGAATTTTGATGTTGTGAATGTAATGATTGAACAGAGTCCAGATGGAGATATCATTGACTGTGTCCACATCTCTCACCAGCCAGCTTTTGACCACCCATTCCTTAAAGATCACAAAATTCAGGTTCCTATTTCTTActcttaaaagaaaaaagaaaaggaccaGTATTTTTCCGAATTATTGTGTAACTTTACTTTGCTGTTTAAAAATATCTTGATAATATTGTATTGTGTATTTTTACGATGCTTAGATGAGGCCTAGCTATCATCCAGAAGGGCTTTACGACGATAATAAGATGTCCACGGGGTCTAAAGAAAGAACAAAACCATTGACTCAGTTGTGGCATATGAATGGAAGATGTCCTGAAGACACGATTCCAGTAaggagaacaaagaaagacgatGTTTTAAGGGCAAGTTCAGTGAAAAGATATGGAAAGAAGAAGCGTAACAACATTCCGAAGCCCAGGTCCTCAGATCCTGACTTCATCAATCAAAGTGGCCATCAGGTGCATAGTTTTACCATCATAAAGGACATATGTTGCTCATATCCTAAAAAAATGCTGCCTGGTGTGTGTCGGATCCTCTAATAGTTGTTCTTTTTTGGAGGATACGAGCAACATAATAAATGGCTAACAAATATAAGAATTCATGATTATTGTCTATATGTACACATGTTTCTTGATTTCTTAtgatctttctttttttttgtttggaaACTTTAGTATTTGTAAATTCTAATTGAGTTTTATGGATGATCAGCATGCAATAGCTTATGTTGAAGGTGACAAGTATTATGGAGCAAAGGCAACTATTAATGTTTGGGAACCCAAAATACAGCAGCCAAATGAGTTCAGCTTGTCTCAGATTTGGTTACTTGGTGGTTCTTTTGGTCAAGATTTGAACAGCATTGAAGCTGGTTGGCAGGTATATTTGCTTTGATACAGGTTTAACTGCAGTAGATTATAACAAAATTGAAGTAGTGATGTTGAATAGAAGTATGCGCATAATCTCAGGTTAGCCCGAACCTATATGGTGACAATAACACGAGACTGTTCACTTACTGGACTGTAAGCTTCTTAACAAATTACTGATGCTCTGCTTCTTTTCGAAATTACTATGGCCTTCTCCAGCATCGCGTTGCTGCTAATTTTGGAATGCCTTGTTATAACTATTTGCAGAGTGATGCATATCAAGCCACAGGCTGCTACAATCTCCTCTGCTCGGGTTTCATTCAAATCAACAGTGAAATAGCGATGGGAGCTAGCATCTCACCTGTTTCTGCCTTAAGAAATTCCCAATATGATATAAGTCTTCTTATCTGGAAGGTAAAATCCACTTTCAGAGTCTTAGGTCCTTTTTGCCTCCTTCTGTTAGGTTGTGGCAGCAGCTGCTAGTACATCAAATAAAGTGAACTAAACTCAAAATGATACTATGAAAAATTATATGATCATTATGTGTAAaaagtggttaggcctgccatgttgtatggaactgaatgttggccggtaaagaactcacacacccagaagatgaaagtagcagagatgatgatgttgaggtggatgtgcgggcatacaaggatggataagattaggaatgaagatattcgagagaaggtggggtgtggcccccatggaggacaagatgcgggaagtaagactcagatggttcgagcacattcagaggaggagcactgatgcaccggtgaggaggtgtgagcgactggcggCAGTgggtgtgacaagaaagtgccaccgttactaaaaggtaagttttatagagcagtagttaggcctgccatgttgtatggaactgaatgttggccggtaaagaactcacacacccagaagatgaaagtagcagagatgaggatgttgaggtggatgtgcgggcatacaaggatggataagattaggaatgaagatattcgagagaaggtgagtgtggcccccatggaggacaggatgcgggaagtaagactcagatggttcgggcacattcagaggaggagcactgatgcaccggtgaggaggtgtgagcgactggcggtagtgggcacgcggagaggtagagggagacctaagaagtattggggagaggtgatcagacatgacatgacacgacttaggattactgaggacatggcccttgatagggaattatggaggtcaaacattaaggttgtaggttaggggagagtgtgaatatttctacagcacaatagagggagactatccagttaggagttagactaggaatgtcagtggtcgtctattgatgcagggctttaccttctagttgtactataccagccatctatttcgtatttcgtatcctgtatttcatatttcatatctcttatatattgttgttatttttattacgcatttttatggtactaatatatcatctcctattgcttttttgagccgagggtctcctggaaacagcctctctacccttcggggtaggggtaaggtctgcgtacatattaccctccccagaccccacttgtgggattacactgggtcgttgttgttgttgttgtagagtAGAATTAATTGCATATTGACTTGATAATTTTTTTCTATGCACCCATGGATTCTATCAACAAAGTGAGTGAAAACCATCATAGAAGGTTCAAATTCTAGTAGAGACAAAAAGTGCTAAGTGATATCTTTCTATCTTCCTAAGCTTTGATGGGGGCAGTGTTATTCGCTACTATGCTGGTGGAGGTAGCAAAGAGTGGTAGAATAGTAGAGTTGCAGAAGTTAACCAAACACCACCGTTATCACAGAATAAGCAGTCTTTTTGTGTAGGAAACTGAGCTCACTCCTTTCTTTCAGTAGCTGTTGAAGTGACACTTATCAGCGGTGGATTAGTGTCACAATTTCTTGGTGCTGTGCCAAGTTGTTAAAGCACCATTAATAACTCCTAAGTTTTCTTTTGCtatatttttgattttgtttGTAAAGCCATTTTATATTTGGAATATCTGTTTATAGGATACAAAAGAAGGGCATTGGTGGATGCAATTTGGGAATGATTATGTCTTAGGGTATTGGCCATCATTCTTGTTCTCCTACTTGGCAGACAGTGCTTCAATGATTGAATGGGGTGGGGAGGTAGTGAATTCAGAACCAGATGGTCAACATACTGCAACACAAATGGGCAGtggtcatttccctgaagaaggTTTTGGCAAGTCAAGTTATTTCAGGAACATTCAAGTGGTTGATAGCTCCAACAATCTCAAGTCTCCCAAAAGTCTTGGCTCCTTTACTGACCAATCGAATTGCTATGATGTTCAAACAGGAGATAATGATGATTGGGGTCATTACTTTTACTATGGAGGTCCTGGTAGAAACCCCAATTGCCCATGAAGTTTAAAACCCCACTGTAAAATATAGTATAGTCTGATGCTTTATCTTTCATTTGTATACCCCTATCTTGATTCTTATTTTATAGGTTTGAGTCAGTGAGTGTGAACTTTTCTGTAGTGGGAAGTTTTGACATTTTTAAAGGTTCTCTCCATGCTAGTGAATGGGGGAAGTGTGGCCTGGTTTCTCAAAAAGCTAGAAAGAAACAAAGGCCTTTTGTCATCTTCTTGTATTTTATTGTTTGTTTACAAGATACTCCATACTTTGGAGTATCTAGTCTAATGGACAGTGAATTGTAGGCTTTTATTCATTGTATGCCACCAAGAAGtgattaatagcctgtttggccaaccgcaaaaattagtttattttgagaattgttttttctcgaaagtgctttttttttaaaagtacttttggtgagaaacagttttTGTTaagctaattaatttgaaaaacacttctatttcttttcgaaaatatttttttttcgtcCAAAAGATTGGTCAAACAAAAaggcacttttttttttttttataaaaggaGTGGAGAAGCATGGCCAAACGTGCTATAACtgttttggactcaaaatacataaataggtgaaaaagaaaaagatgacatttttatatatagtgcCACAATACTTGGCGCTATATATTAACGTTAACTGTGCCGTTAATGTATGACGTCAAGTATTGTGGCACACCAAGTATAGTGCCaaaatacctggcgctatacccCTTTCAGATAGCATCTCATTTGACGCAGATTACGAGGTCCACTATAGTGTGGTACTCTATATACAAGGACAGGTTTGCATTAGTATTACCTATTTTTAACTATTTATccaaataaatttatttctttttgtaA is drawn from Nicotiana tabacum cultivar K326 chromosome 22, ASM71507v2, whole genome shotgun sequence and contains these coding sequences:
- the LOC107783198 gene encoding protein neprosin isoform X1; translated protein: MATAVHFSSCERRRRGAVRVTLFLLYFWGSLISLSCAARLSAVTRQKLEVEKHLKRLNKPPIKSIQSPDGDIIDCVHISHQPAFDHPFLKDHKIQMRPSYHPEGLYDDNKMSTGSKERTKPLTQLWHMNGRCPEDTIPVRRTKKDDVLRASSVKRYGKKKRNNIPKPRSSDPDFINQSGHQHAIAYVEGDKYYGAKATINVWEPKIQQPNEFSLSQIWLLGGSFGQDLNSIEAGWQVSPNLYGDNNTRLFTYWTSDAYQATGCYNLLCSGFIQINSEIAMGASISPVSALRNSQYDISLLIWKDTKEGHWWMQFGNDYVLGYWPSFLFSYLADSASMIEWGGEVVNSEPDGQHTATQMGSGHFPEEGFGKSSYFRNIQVVDSSNNLKSPKSLGSFTDQSNCYDVQTGDNDDWGHYFYYGGPGRNPNCP
- the LOC107783198 gene encoding protein neprosin isoform X2, producing the protein MATAVHFSSCERRRRGAVRVTLFLLYFWGSLISLSCAARLSAVTRQKLEVEKHLKRLNKPPIKSIQSPDGDIIDCVHISHQPAFDHPFLKDHKIQMRPSYHPEGLYDDNKMSTGSKERTKPLTQLWHMNGRCPEDTIPVRRTKKDDVLRASSVKRYGKKKRNNIPKPRSSDPDFINQSGHQHAIAYVEGDKYYGAKATINVWEPKIQQPNEFSLSQIWLLGGSFGQDLNSIEAGWQSDAYQATGCYNLLCSGFIQINSEIAMGASISPVSALRNSQYDISLLIWKDTKEGHWWMQFGNDYVLGYWPSFLFSYLADSASMIEWGGEVVNSEPDGQHTATQMGSGHFPEEGFGKSSYFRNIQVVDSSNNLKSPKSLGSFTDQSNCYDVQTGDNDDWGHYFYYGGPGRNPNCP
- the LOC107783198 gene encoding protein neprosin isoform X3, which produces MATAVHFSSCERRRRGAVRVTLFLLYFWGSLISLSCAARLSAVTRQKLEVEKHLKRLNKPPIKSIQSPDGDIIDCVHISHQPAFDHPFLKDHKIQMRPSYHPEGLYDDNKMSTGSKERTKPLTQLWHMNGRCPEDTIPVRRTKKDDVLRASSVKRYGKKKRNNIPKPRSSDPDFINQSGHQHAIAYVEGDKYYGAKATINVWEPKIQQPNEFSLSQIWLLGGSFGQDLNSIEAGWQDTKEGHWWMQFGNDYVLGYWPSFLFSYLADSASMIEWGGEVVNSEPDGQHTATQMGSGHFPEEGFGKSSYFRNIQVVDSSNNLKSPKSLGSFTDQSNCYDVQTGDNDDWGHYFYYGGPGRNPNCP